A segment of the Synechococcus sp. CBW1002 genome:
GATGGCAGCAGACCTCACCGGTGCCCACCAGAAGACCGTCGGCGCCGACAAGAACTACGACACCAAAGGGTTTGTCGCTGAGATGCGGCGGATCGGTGTCACGCCCCACGTGGCCCAGAACACGGCCCGCAGCGGTGGCTCAGCCATTGATGGCCGCACCACCCGTCACGTGGGCTACTCCAAATCGATCAACGCCCGCCGGGGGATCGAAAAGGTGTTTGGTTGGATCAAGGCGTTCGGAGGGCTGCGCCAGTTCAAACTGCGCGGTACCGAGAAGGTCGGCGCCGTGTTTGGCCTGCATGTGATCGCCTACAACCTGATCCGCCTGGGCAACCTGCTCAAGCCCGCGATGCGGCGCCTATCAGCAAAGATGTCCGCTCAGGGTACTGATCTGAGTACCTCAGAAAGCCTACTCCGGATGGAGGATCATGGGCTTCGAGATCGGATGTTGATCGTCATCGCGCGTTGATCAGGAGCGCAGGCTTGAGCGGCCGGCCCCCGGTCGGAGGCTGAGGCCGGCCCGCCTCTTGCGGGCGGTCCAACCACAACCCCCTGGGGCCTGGGTTTCTGATCTTCAAGCAGCGACAGTGTCCTGCGGTCTGGGATGGTTGACCCGCACGACTGTTGGCTGAGCCCAATCGCGAGGTGGCCTGGCCCAGCGGCGTGGATGTTGCGCACGCGCCTGCTCATAGGTCTGCTGACGGACTCTGCAGATCGCGTCAGCTTCTCCGTAGTGACGTTGATTGGGCGTCACATACTTGATGCCGCTGTGACGATGCTCAGCGTTGTACCAGTCAACAAAACCATCGACCCAGGCACGCACTGAGAGAAGATCCCGGAAACGACGCACTGGATAGCTCTGGTGATATTTCATGGTTCGGAACCATGACTCAACGTAGGCGTTGTCATTGCTCACCCGCGGCCGCGAGAATGACAGGGAGATGCCGAGCTCGGCCAGCTTGGCGGCCAAGGTGTAGGAGCGCATGGGTGCTCCGTTATCGGCGTGCAGGATCGTGGTCGACCCCGAGCTGATCCCTTCATCACGGCAGACACGATCAAAGAAGTGCTTGGCCAGTTCGCCGCATTCACGATCGTGCACCTCAACGCCAAGGATGCGCCGGCTCCACACATCCATCACCATATAAAGGTAGTAGAATTGACCCTTCACAGGCCCCGGCAACAGGGTGATATCCCAGGCCAGCACTTGATGGATGCCCGTTGCCTCCAGCACGGGTGGCTCTCTTGGCTCCCGCGGTGGGCGGCTCCTGCCGCGATGATTTAACAGGCCTTCCTGGCGCATGATGCGGTAAATCGTTGACTCCGATCCCACGTAGACTCCCTCCTCGGCAAGGATCGCCACGATCTGACCAGGCGTGAGATCGGCAAAGCGTGGATCGTTGACAGTGGACAACACCTGTTGGCGCTCCTCCTCGCTGAAACGATGCATGACATGCCTGGACGCTCCCTTGCGTTGATCGCAGCTGAATCCCTGGGTCCGAATCATCAAGCCCCATCGCCTCAGCGTGCGTGTCGCCAGGCCGAAAAGATCAGCAATGGCCTTGGCCGAAAGGCCACGACTGATGCCTTCCTGTAGAAGCGCGACGATCGCACCGCGATCGCCAGACGGAATCAAGGATCCTCGTCCGGTTGAAAGATCTGGTTGAACTTTTTTGAGAGCATCAACAACGTCGCCGCTTCTGTCAGTGCTTTTTCTTTCTTCTGCAATTCACGCTCCAGCTGGCGATTCCGCCGGACCAGTTCCTGATTCTTGCGTTGCAGTTCCCGCTGATCAGCCATGCTCGGCGCGCTGGGGCCATTGGCATCCTCGGCGGCCTGGCGCCAACGGGCAACCTGCTTGGGGTACAGCCCCCGCTCCCTGCAGAACGACCCGAGCTCGCTTCCGTTCAGTCCTGCGGCCTGGATCACGGCTGCCAGCTTGTCGGCAGCGCTCCACTGCTCCGGCGGCCGGTTCGTGGCAGGCACCAGCTGGCCCTGCTTCTGCCACTGGCTCCGCCAGTTGTAGATGGTCTGCGCCGTGATCCCGGTGTCGCGGGCGATCTCAGCCACGCTCTCAAGGTTCGGAGGGCTCATCCGCAGGCGGACGGCTTCCCGCAGAGCGGCGTCATAGGGCGGTTGCATAGTCGTCGGTTGGGCCCCCAGGTGGACGGGTCAAACCGAGCGGACTTCTTCCTAAGAAACACCAACGGCCAACAGGGATCTCGGCTGACTGACCACACCTCAAGCAGAGGCAACAAGTTGAAAACCAAGGGCAATGGCGCGTCGCTGGAGACCACGAATCTGACGATCCCTTGATTCCTCCTGATATGCGGCAGCACCGGGATCCTGATATACCAAACCATCACGGAGCGTCTTGTAGTAAAGAATGGCAAGCTTTCGGGCAGTAGCAATTAATGCTTTACTCTTTCCGGCACGTGCTGCCAGACGACGTTGAAAAGCACCCAGTGCAGTATTCGTTCTTCCCAGCGGTACGGCAGCCATCCAAAAGGCACTACCTGCTCGCGTAGTGCCCTGTCGTGTTCGTGAAGAAAGTACCTTTCCCCCTGAGATCCTGTTCTGAGGACTGAGTCCCAGCCATGACACAAAATGCTGGGCACTGGGCCAGCGCTTCATGTCCAACCCACACTCACTAATGAGCGTGAGAACTGTTGTTGGTCCTAATCCCGGAAGCCTTAGAAGATTGTGGCCTGACAAGGCTTGAATTAGGTGGGTTGGGTTAAATGCAAAGCCATGTCCGCATATCTTCCAATCCCCAGGTTGACTGCCTGGATCTTGATAGTCCGAGCCGGCAAGCTCTGTCATCAATGATTGTGCCGCAAGCTCGCAGGCCCTGATCTTCTCTGAATAGGTGTCAAAGAGCTCAACTGCGATCTTCAAAGAGAACAAGTGATCGTCTTGGTAGTTCCCCTCAAGAGCAGCCGCAATTGTTGCCGCGCTCTCCTTGCAGCGTCTGTCTCGGAGAGAAGCGAGTCTTTCGGGGTCCCTCTCACCTGAAAGTATGGCATCGATGATTCGCCTACCGGTTAGTCCGCTGATATCTCTGACAACATGATGAAGCTGAAGATTCATAAGCATCAGCGCCTTCTGGATGTGTTGCTGATGAGACGAGCGGTATCGAACAAGTTGATCACGCTGCCGCAGATATGAGCGTAGTTCTGTGATTTTTTGGTCTGGACGAAAGCTTGCTCTCACCAGGCCGTAGCTGTGGAGCTGCTGAAGCCATTGTGCATCGTTGATATCCGTCTTGCGGCCCGGAACATTCTTGGCGTGCCTGGCATTAACAAGAAAGACGTCAATGCCTTTGCCAGAGAGAATCTCGTAAAGCGGAACCCAGTAGATTCCAGTGGACTCCATGGCAATGGTGCTAATTCCAACTGCCAGCAGCCATTCGGCGAGTGCGATTAGATCCTTTGTGAAGCTTGAAAACTTGCGGACGGGATTCGGATCAAGCTCGACAGGAACAGCAACAACGTGGAATCTACTGCCGACATCAATTCCAGCGGAACGAGGGTTAATGACTTTCAGACGAGCTCGGCGCTTGCCTGCTGAAATTGGTTCTCCCATGGCTTAAGGACTCACTAGGTGATCGGGAGGGCATCAGGCAGGATTCGCGCACTAAAATCAGCAAATTCCTAATCGGGATCGGCCGACTAACTCATTGGTCAGTCGAGCCGTCGCCAGGGCAGGGAGCGCAATTCGAATCCCAGGCCACGTTTGCTTTCGGGGTCAGGCCTCCAAAGATGTCATCGGCCATGGCCCGATGTCCTCATGACCAGAGTGGCAAGGGCGCTCTGGCTTGGCCGTGGGTGTTTCGGGCGCGAGGGCGTACGCGCGTACTGGTTCGTTTGCTGACACTGGGGGATGGAGGCGGCATGAACAGCCCGTTGTCCAGAGGTGTGCCCAATAGGCCTCAACCAATGCCTTGCAGAGAGGCCAACGATGCCGAAATCGGGCTGTTTGCGGCTCTGATAGCCGCCGATCCGTCTTTTTGAGCCGGAAATCCACTGATGCCTGTGGAAAACTGGCTCGTGGGTTGGTTTTTCAGCAAACTCGTAGAAGCCGGTGAGGTTGTCGCGCCAGAGCGTCTGGAAGGTTTCGCTGGGCACTTGCCTGGCCTCGCTGGCCACCCGCACCAAGGCCTTCTCCAGCTCCCGATCCTTGGCTTGGAGGGCTTCCATCACGCAGCGGGTTTCGGCCACGGTGCTTTCTGATGGGGTGCAGACCTCCGCTGCTGGTGCCGGCAGCGGCACCAGGGAGACGGCCAGCAGCAGGTGGAGACAGGTGCGCATCGTGAGGCTTTTCTCCAGACGCATTTTCCCCAGACACATTGTCATGCTGGATGCTGCTGTTCCGAGTCGCCGCGCCTCTTCCCCATGACCAGCCTGCTCCCCCGGCTCCCCCTGCTGCTCACGGCCATCGCCGGCTGCCTTGTCAGCCACCCGGCTGCCGCATGGGCAGCCCCGGCCGGCAGCAACCTGGCGGTGCTGCTTCAGGCAGCGGGCGGCCAGCCCCTGGGCCTCTACGACGGTGTGCGCTTCGTGCGGATCAACGCCACCGACGGCACCCGCATCACCGTCACGATCAACTGCGAGCAGGAGCTCTGGCGGGTGGCCCGCATTGAGCCCAGAAGCGGCCGAGCGGACTTCCGCGACGATCGCTTCCAGAGTGCTGCCGGCATCGGCCGCAGCCGTTGGTGCACCACCCCCGTGCGCACGATGGAGTGAGTCTGGGCTCACTCCTCCAGCAGCTGCACCTGGTACACGGCCACATTGCAGTGGGCAAGCGAGCGCACGATCTCAGGCACCATCTGCATCGGGGTGCAGAGCGTCAGCGAGCGGCGCCTGCCGGCGGCCATCTCCGCCAGGTGCTGGGGATCGATGCTGGTGGAGCGCTGCTGCGCTGCAGCCTCAAACACCTCCACCGCTGGGCTCTTCCCGGAACCCAGCACAAACAGCACCCGCCGGGGCGTCTCGCTGTAGTCGCGGCTGAGGGCCTCCAGGGCAGGGATGTCCGGGTGTGTCATGGCCTGCTGGTGGCGGGGGATTGCTACACCCACCTGGATAATCGATTGGCTTTCCTTTGCTCCTGCATGCTCCACCGCCGCTTCCTCGCCATCGCTGCTGTCAGCGCGAGTGTCATCGCCGGGGCCTCCCTGGTGCGTCCTGCCACGGCCGCCCAGACGCTGGACTGCTGGATGAACGGCAGCAAGCAGACCTGTCAGGTGAAGCCCTGGGGTAACGGGGGATTTGAGATCAGCTTCAGCGGCAGTGCCATCTATCGCTTCGTGCCGGCCGGTCCACCCACCACCGACAACCGCCGCATGCGTGATGAGCAGGGCCGCATCTGGCTGATGAGCGGCCACCACAGCTTCACGCTCAGCGAGCAGAACGGCGATGGCAACCGAATCGCCGTCTCCAACGTCAAGAGTCGGCCCGCAGCGGCCGTGGATCACCAGGCCCACAGCAAGGTGAAACTCAGCGGCCATGGTCAGCCAACGGTGACCCTGTACGCCAACCCCAACTACGGTGCCGCGATCGCGGGGATGGGGGTGTCGGGGGAAACGCTCGACAAGCTGGCGTGCACCTCAAACAGCCAGGGCACCTGGTGCCGGGTGGGCTACCCCGGCCAGAGCGGCCGGGTGCTGTGGGTGAACCGGGACTCGCTGATCTTCCTGGGGGATGGTGAATAAGGGATCGCGCCTGCGCCTGCTTTGCCCTGGCCGGGTTCTCTGCCCTGGCCTTTGCAGCTGCCCATGGAATCGGGATGGACATCGGGCTGGGGGCTTTCGAGAACGCCACCCCAAAGAACGCCGCCTATCCAGGCCTGCTGGCTGAATTTCGCCAGCATCTCAGCCGTAGAGCCGCCTTCCCGGCCGTGGCGGTAGCCGGGCTTGCCTGGTGGGGGCCGTCGCCGTAAGGGCTTGGCTTGAGCAGCTCCTTCTGGTCGCTGCTGGTGGTGGTGGCCATGACCCATCGCGGCGCTGGCATCACCTGTTACCGAGGCCCATTGGCCGAGGGGGGACAAGCGGGCTCCTCGGTTCAACGGGCTTAGCCTTGGTAGACCAGTGTGCTGCTTCTGGCGGTGGGTGGGCGTCACGGCGATGCGCTGCTGATGTTCATCAGCTCTCGCACTGTGAGGCCTGAAGATGTCATCCCGGGTACGCATCACCAGGCTGGTGACCTTGTCGCAGGCGCCGGTGAAACGCCGGATCGGTCACCTGCCTGAGGGGATCCAAGAACGGCTGCGGAATCGCATCGTCGAGGTCTTGCGGCGGGGTCCCCACAGCGACGGCACCGAGCAGGTGGTTCCTGTGGTGCCGGGAGACCCGGTGCCAGGTGGACGGCTTGATCGCGCCACAGATCAGCTTGTGCTCCCGGAAGGCTGCAATCAACGCATCCCAGTCCCCAGGAGCCGGGAGCGGCGCACCACCTCGATGCCTGGCGCGGCCGCCCTGGCCTGATCCCCTAATCGGAGGCCTACATCCTGATCAGCGCCTCGCTCCTCAACCCGGGGCATCCGGGCAACGCAGGCATCCGGCTCCAGCCCCTGCGGCAGCCCCTTTGGGACAGGGCTTGAGACACGACGGCCCTGATCGTCACCTCCCAGTCACGGGCCGCCCGCATGTCAGACGTTTGGTGAGCTGTTTGTCTCACAGACTGGCACCGCCAAACAGGCGCTGGCCAAGGCTGGAAGCCCTAACGCCAGTCGCAGCAAGGGCTTTGAACCGAAAAACCCTATTGAGAACAGGAAGCGGGCGGCGGGAATCGAACCCGCATCATCAGCTTGGAAGGCTGAGGTTTTACCACTAAACTACGCCCGCAGCAGTACATCTGTTCCGGTGTCCCGAGGGCCGCCGATGGCTGACGCCGGGTGTCACGGTGGAGATGTCAGCGAGACTGAGCTCCCGGCTGGGCCGTAAAGCTGGGTCCTGCGCTGGTGTGCCGACCTTGGGGTGAGCCCCTCGTTCGACTGCTGCATTATGGCCTGCGTGCCGTCCAGGGCCGAGTGCGCGATTCCAGCTCCCCACCCCACCAGTCGCGCCCTAACGTCGCCACCACTGGGGGGCGTCCGGTGAGCGACGCAGACGATCTGGTGGGCTGGCCCCGCCAACGCATGCTGCTGGCCTACGGCATCGGCGATGCCGGCACAGGCATGGCGGCCTCATTGATCGGCTTCTACCTGTTCATCTTCTACACCTCGGCTGCGGGCCTGCCGGCCTGGATGGCAGGGCTGGTGCTGATGCTGGCGCGGCTCTGGGATGCCATCAACGATCCCCTGGTGGGCTGGCTGAGCGACAAGACCCGGTCGCGCTCCGGTCCGCGCCTTCCCTGGATTCTCTGGAGCGCCGTGCCGCTCGGGGTCGCGATGGCCCTGATGTGGTGGCTGCCACCAGGAGGCCCCTGGCAGCGCTTTGCCATCTTCGTGTTGATCTCGGTGGTGGCCAACACCCTCTACACCTGCGTCAACCTGCCCTACGCCGCCCTGGCGGCTGAGCTCACCGCCAAGGTCAGCCTGCGCACGCGGCTCAACACCCTGCGTTTCACCGGATCGATCATCGCCAGCCTGATCGGGCTCGTACTGGGCGGCCTGCTGCTGGCCAACCATTCCGATCCCAGCAGCTACTGGCGGGTGGGGATGATCTCCGGCGGCATCATCAGCCTCACCACCTTGCTCTGCGGCTGGGGGATCGCACCGGCCGCGCTGCATTGCCAGAAGCCGGAGTCGCGTCGCGGCACCACGCGTCGGTTGCTGCGCCGCGTGCGCCAGAACGGCCGGTTTCTGCGCGTGCTTGGCCTCTACCTGCTGCTCTGGTGCGCGCTGCAGCTGATGCAGACCGCCGCCCTCCTGTACCTGCCGGTGGTGATGGGCCTGCCTGAGGGCTGGAGCAACTGGATCCTGCTGCCCTTCATCGTCAGTTCCCTGCTCGGTCTGTGGATCTGGAACGGTGTTTCGAACCGCTGGGGCCGGGTGAAGGCCCTGCAGTGGGGCAGTGCCCTGTGGATCATCGGCTGCCTGATGGCCATGCTCTTGCCGGCCCTCGATGCCGCCATCCAGCCCACCGGCTCCGCCTCCAATCTGTTGCGTCTGTCCTTGCTGGTGCTGGCGATCATCACGGCGGGCCTGGGGGCCGCCACGGCCTATCTGATTCCCTGGGCGCTGTTGCCTGACGCGATCGATGCCGATCCGGAGAAGCCCGCAGGCCAGTACAGCGCCTGGATGGTGCTGGCCCAGAAGATCTGCATCAGCCTTGCCCTCTTCTTCTTCGGCAATCTGATGAGCCTCAGCGGCTACGTGGCCGCCCGTGGTGTCGACCAGCCCGGCAGTGCCCTCACCGCCATCCGCCTCTGCATGGGCATCATCCCGGCGGTGCTGATCGTGCTGGGCCTGGTGGTGATGCGCCGCTGGCCGGAGCGCGGTGCCCATCGCCTGATGGCCGATGGCGGGGTTGGCCGATGAGGCTCCTGTCCAGGCGTTGGCTTGCGCCCCGCTGGTTGCGGCGCTTGGGTGCGAGCTGCATGATCGGCGGCCAGGCCCTGGCGGCGATCGCCCGCGGGCGGATCGGCTTCAACGATCTGCTGATGGAATTGCAGGAGGCCGGCCCGGGCAGTTTCCTGATCGTGCTGATCACCGGCCTGGCCGCCGGCACCGTGTTCAACATCCAGGTGGCGGCGGAGCTGTCTCGCCAGGGGGCCGGAGCCACGGTGGGGGGCCTGCTGGCCCTGGGCATGTCGCGGGAGATCGCGCCTCTGCTCACCGCCATGCTGCTCACCGGCAAGGTGGCCACCGCCTTTGCCGCCCAGCTGGGCACCATGAAGGTGACCGAACAGATCGACGCGATCACGATGCTGCGCACCGACCCGGTCGAATACCTGGTGGTTCCAAGGGTGCTGGCCATGGTGATCATGGCGCCGGTGCAGTGCCTGCTGTTCTTCGGCGTGGCGATCTGGTCCGGGCAGGTGAGCAGCGCCCTGCTCTACAGCATTCCTCCCACGGTGTTCTGGAACTCCGTCCGCACCTGGATGGAGCCGAACGATCTGCCCTCGATGCTGATCAAGGCCGTGGTGTTCGGGCTGCAGATCGCTGTGCTCGCCTGCGGTTGGGGTCTGACCACCAGCGGCGGGCCCAAGGAAGTGGGCACCAGCACCACCGGCGCGGTGGTGATGATCCTGGTGACCGTGGCGCTGATGGACGTGGTGCTCACCCAGGTGCTGTTCGGATAATGGCGTCAGCACCAAGTCCCTCGGAACCACCGGTGATCGACGATCCCGCCAGCAGCGGTCCTGATCCCGCCATCGGCACCGTTCTGGCCCCGCGCTACTGGGTGTCCGCCGGCGTGGTGGTCCTGGGCATCGCCCTGCTGGCCCTGCAGC
Coding sequences within it:
- a CDS encoding MFS transporter, whose amino-acid sequence is MLLAYGIGDAGTGMAASLIGFYLFIFYTSAAGLPAWMAGLVLMLARLWDAINDPLVGWLSDKTRSRSGPRLPWILWSAVPLGVAMALMWWLPPGGPWQRFAIFVLISVVANTLYTCVNLPYAALAAELTAKVSLRTRLNTLRFTGSIIASLIGLVLGGLLLANHSDPSSYWRVGMISGGIISLTTLLCGWGIAPAALHCQKPESRRGTTRRLLRRVRQNGRFLRVLGLYLLLWCALQLMQTAALLYLPVVMGLPEGWSNWILLPFIVSSLLGLWIWNGVSNRWGRVKALQWGSALWIIGCLMAMLLPALDAAIQPTGSASNLLRLSLLVLAIITAGLGAATAYLIPWALLPDAIDADPEKPAGQYSAWMVLAQKICISLALFFFGNLMSLSGYVAARGVDQPGSALTAIRLCMGIIPAVLIVLGLVVMRRWPERGAHRLMADGGVGR
- a CDS encoding ABC transporter permease — protein: MIGGQALAAIARGRIGFNDLLMELQEAGPGSFLIVLITGLAAGTVFNIQVAAELSRQGAGATVGGLLALGMSREIAPLLTAMLLTGKVATAFAAQLGTMKVTEQIDAITMLRTDPVEYLVVPRVLAMVIMAPVQCLLFFGVAIWSGQVSSALLYSIPPTVFWNSVRTWMEPNDLPSMLIKAVVFGLQIAVLACGWGLTTSGGPKEVGTSTTGAVVMILVTVALMDVVLTQVLFG
- a CDS encoding IS3 family transposase, encoding MIPSGDRGAIVALLQEGISRGLSAKAIADLFGLATRTLRRWGLMIRTQGFSCDQRKGASRHVMHRFSEEERQQVLSTVNDPRFADLTPGQIVAILAEEGVYVGSESTIYRIMRQEGLLNHRGRSRPPREPREPPVLEATGIHQVLAWDITLLPGPVKGQFYYLYMVMDVWSRRILGVEVHDRECGELAKHFFDRVCRDEGISSGSTTILHADNGAPMRSYTLAAKLAELGISLSFSRPRVSNDNAYVESWFRTMKYHQSYPVRRFRDLLSVRAWVDGFVDWYNAEHRHSGIKYVTPNQRHYGEADAICRVRQQTYEQARAQHPRRWARPPRDWAQPTVVRVNHPRPQDTVAA
- a CDS encoding IS110 family transposase, which produces MGEPISAGKRRARLKVINPRSAGIDVGSRFHVVAVPVELDPNPVRKFSSFTKDLIALAEWLLAVGISTIAMESTGIYWVPLYEILSGKGIDVFLVNARHAKNVPGRKTDINDAQWLQQLHSYGLVRASFRPDQKITELRSYLRQRDQLVRYRSSHQQHIQKALMLMNLQLHHVVRDISGLTGRRIIDAILSGERDPERLASLRDRRCKESAATIAAALEGNYQDDHLFSLKIAVELFDTYSEKIRACELAAQSLMTELAGSDYQDPGSQPGDWKICGHGFAFNPTHLIQALSGHNLLRLPGLGPTTVLTLISECGLDMKRWPSAQHFVSWLGLSPQNRISGGKVLSSRTRQGTTRAGSAFWMAAVPLGRTNTALGAFQRRLAARAGKSKALIATARKLAILYYKTLRDGLVYQDPGAAAYQEESRDRQIRGLQRRAIALGFQLVASA
- a CDS encoding transposase, which codes for MQPPYDAALREAVRLRMSPPNLESVAEIARDTGITAQTIYNWRSQWQKQGQLVPATNRPPEQWSAADKLAAVIQAAGLNGSELGSFCRERGLYPKQVARWRQAAEDANGPSAPSMADQRELQRKNQELVRRNRQLERELQKKEKALTEAATLLMLSKKFNQIFQPDEDP